A portion of the Bacillus thuringiensis genome contains these proteins:
- a CDS encoding RNA polymerase sigma factor — MKVTNNNYEKMEELYELYEQKIYYVAYSILNNIQQAEDAVQETFITLYKNLEKLHSLNTQELKRYILRVAKNKAIDSYRKNKRHETFLEEYERESIEAVDENIEEWEKRKMSEVQIDTLLKELNESNRQVFKYKVFYNLTYQEISSVMGITEANVRKQFERARKRVQNIIGGIQNDEFKELQRNV; from the coding sequence ATGAAAGTTACAAATAACAATTATGAAAAGATGGAAGAGCTATACGAGTTGTACGAACAAAAAATTTATTATGTAGCGTATTCTATTTTAAATAATATTCAGCAGGCTGAAGATGCGGTTCAAGAGACGTTTATTACTCTTTATAAGAACTTGGAAAAACTTCATAGCTTGAACACGCAAGAGCTTAAACGCTATATTTTGAGGGTCGCGAAAAACAAGGCGATTGATAGTTACCGGAAAAATAAACGACATGAAACATTTTTAGAAGAATATGAAAGAGAATCAATAGAAGCAGTAGATGAAAATATTGAAGAGTGGGAAAAACGTAAAATGTCTGAGGTTCAAATTGATACATTGCTAAAAGAGTTAAATGAATCTAACAGACAGGTGTTTAAGTACAAAGTCTTCTATAACTTAACGTATCAAGAAATTTCAAGTGTAATGGGGATTACGGAGGCTAATGTCCGCAAGCAGTTTGAGCGTGCTCGGAAACGAGTACAAAACATTATAGGAGGTATACAAAATGACGAATTCAAAGAACTCCAAAGAAATGTATGA
- a CDS encoding DUF4367 domain-containing protein: MTNSKNSKEMYDLAEKIALDDFDKLEEQHEFSHTYTRKKKLFMEEMKLKDGQPQKKRKRYRMLIAAACLLIGMPTTVFGAVKVYNMIVKKQNYEVNVSVTNKDSKKSNKWYKLKIGKLPENMEAIDDSAMKYSFKDNYAMGGFSFALRRVGENTDFQTLYSKSYEEKEINGRKAVIVHKETGNNNVMFDRKVFLFFEKEGIMLESYIGSDINEEQMMDVLGNISLEPTSKEKASHIVDYDENRFSKAEEPKKTKVIPLKKDSKRLFHVGQKVPVTITMDDSQVEYVIEKVEVFDSIKDFKQENFYELGLGILSRNQALDQGGQLIPYRRDKYKIGNGKDSIDQLVESKLIHPKFVYLTTTVKNIGKQATEEIYMHPSIKLLKSEGNAWNYAKEEGIAEKNIMTGEVDYLEPHGDGKSFYNIGSITPGQTVKVNLGYFVDEDKLDSIFLDAFHYRGNGGTENMNAEYRWWIDIRQ, translated from the coding sequence ATGACGAATTCAAAGAACTCCAAAGAAATGTATGACCTTGCCGAAAAGATTGCTTTAGATGATTTTGATAAACTCGAAGAACAACATGAATTTTCACATACATATACGCGCAAAAAGAAATTGTTTATGGAGGAAATGAAGTTGAAAGATGGACAACCTCAGAAAAAGCGTAAAAGATATCGTATGTTAATCGCTGCTGCCTGTTTATTAATTGGTATGCCGACAACTGTTTTTGGTGCAGTAAAAGTTTATAATATGATTGTTAAAAAACAAAATTATGAAGTAAATGTTTCGGTAACAAACAAGGACTCGAAAAAGAGTAATAAGTGGTATAAGTTGAAGATTGGTAAATTGCCAGAAAATATGGAAGCAATTGATGATAGTGCTATGAAATATTCATTTAAAGATAACTACGCAATGGGAGGATTTTCATTCGCTCTTCGGAGGGTAGGGGAAAATACAGATTTTCAAACTCTGTATTCGAAAAGTTACGAAGAAAAAGAGATAAATGGTAGGAAAGCAGTAATTGTCCATAAAGAAACAGGAAACAACAATGTAATGTTCGATAGAAAGGTATTTCTCTTTTTTGAGAAAGAAGGGATTATGTTAGAAAGTTATATTGGATCCGATATAAACGAAGAACAAATGATGGATGTGTTAGGGAACATTTCACTTGAGCCCACGTCAAAAGAAAAGGCATCACATATAGTAGATTATGATGAAAATCGTTTTAGCAAAGCAGAGGAACCTAAAAAAACTAAGGTTATTCCTTTGAAAAAAGATAGTAAACGACTATTTCATGTAGGGCAAAAGGTTCCAGTAACGATAACGATGGATGATAGCCAAGTTGAATATGTGATAGAAAAAGTTGAAGTATTTGATTCAATCAAAGATTTTAAACAAGAGAACTTTTATGAACTTGGCTTAGGAATACTAAGCAGGAATCAGGCTTTGGATCAAGGGGGACAATTAATACCATATAGACGGGACAAATATAAAATTGGAAATGGTAAAGATTCAATTGATCAATTAGTAGAATCAAAATTAATTCATCCTAAATTTGTCTACCTAACAACAACAGTGAAAAATATAGGTAAACAGGCGACAGAAGAAATCTATATGCATCCATCTATAAAGCTGCTTAAATCTGAAGGTAATGCATGGAACTATGCTAAAGAAGAAGGAATTGCCGAGAAAAATATTATGACGGGCGAAGTTGATTACTTAGAACCTCACGGAGATGGAAAAAGCTTTTACAATATTGGCAGTATCACACCAGGACAAACTGTAAAGGTTAATCTAGGTTATTTTGTAGATGAGGATAAACTAGACTCAATCTTCCTTGATGCTTTCCATTATAGAGGGAATGGTGGCACTGAAAATATGAATGCGGAATATCGTTGGTGGATTGATATTCGTCAATAG
- a CDS encoding helix-turn-helix transcriptional regulator, which yields MFKKKKVIHLSKAKRLLDILIFASTKRTFTAREIADEFNISVRTVHRYILDLSDMGLPIYAEQGRNGGYKVLTNKVIPPILFTEEEAVSIFFAFQSLSYYRDLPFNTEINSVTHKLYNSLQHDAQAKVDKIRSYIAFWNPKRTIDTPLLNEVLTAAIENKNLHFQYESKSGIKTKHVHPIGVYAHDGLWYLPSYDFSRKKVLLYRVDRILSILSTEENKDTFMNLEEWFDSNSNVIKIPIQLHVLLTTEGVRQCKSVPYLEEFVVVNEDGTGYIHSTIDKGEINFITPLFYRLGKDAKVLKPKELIDGLRIRAKEVLHMYEG from the coding sequence ATGTTTAAAAAGAAAAAGGTGATACATTTGTCAAAAGCTAAACGCTTATTAGATATTCTTATATTCGCTTCTACAAAAAGAACATTTACAGCTCGGGAAATAGCTGATGAATTTAATATTTCCGTTCGTACTGTCCATAGATACATTTTAGATTTAAGCGATATGGGATTACCTATTTATGCAGAACAAGGTCGTAACGGGGGATATAAAGTATTAACGAATAAAGTCATTCCCCCTATTTTATTTACCGAAGAAGAAGCAGTATCCATCTTTTTTGCTTTTCAGTCTTTAAGCTACTACAGGGACTTGCCTTTTAACACAGAAATCAACTCCGTTACGCATAAACTGTATAACTCTCTACAACATGATGCACAAGCGAAAGTTGATAAAATACGTTCTTATATCGCTTTTTGGAATCCGAAGAGAACAATTGATACCCCTCTATTAAACGAAGTGTTAACCGCGGCTATCGAAAATAAAAATTTACACTTTCAATACGAATCTAAATCAGGGATAAAAACAAAACATGTTCATCCTATCGGTGTATACGCTCACGATGGGCTATGGTACTTACCATCCTATGACTTCAGCAGAAAAAAGGTATTACTGTATCGCGTTGATCGTATTCTTTCCATATTATCAACAGAAGAAAATAAAGATACGTTCATGAATTTAGAAGAATGGTTCGACTCTAACTCTAACGTCATAAAAATTCCTATCCAATTACATGTTTTATTAACGACAGAAGGCGTACGCCAATGTAAAAGCGTTCCTTACCTTGAAGAATTCGTAGTAGTAAACGAAGACGGGACAGGATATATACATTCAACAATTGATAAAGGTGAAATTAACTTTATTACCCCTCTGTTTTATAGACTTGGAAAAGATGCAAAAGTTTTAAAACCGAAAGAATTAATAGATGGTTTACGTATACGTGCGAAAGAAGTTTTACATATGTATGAAGGCTGA
- a CDS encoding dihydrofolate reductase family protein, with amino-acid sequence MSREVVLFIAASLDGYIAKENDDLEWLMETEGEGDNGYTEMYETINTIIMGKRTYDYVVEHTETFPYLDKACYVFSRSEKGSDGNVEFVNEDVVEFTKRLKAQEGSKIWMVGGGSLLSEFFKNNLIDEYIVTITPHILGSGVPLFQDKNPEINLTLTDTKRFGQFVNLYYKVK; translated from the coding sequence ATGTCACGTGAAGTTGTTTTATTTATAGCCGCTAGTTTGGATGGATATATTGCGAAAGAGAATGATGATTTAGAGTGGTTAATGGAAACCGAAGGAGAGGGAGATAACGGTTATACAGAAATGTATGAAACGATTAATACAATAATTATGGGGAAACGAACGTACGATTATGTAGTAGAGCATACGGAAACATTCCCTTACTTAGATAAAGCATGTTATGTTTTTTCTCGTTCAGAAAAAGGCTCAGACGGAAACGTGGAGTTTGTAAATGAAGATGTAGTGGAGTTTACTAAAAGGTTAAAAGCACAAGAAGGATCTAAAATATGGATGGTTGGTGGAGGAAGTTTACTGAGTGAGTTCTTTAAAAATAATCTAATTGATGAATATATCGTTACGATTACACCGCATATATTAGGTTCTGGAGTTCCATTATTTCAAGACAAGAATCCAGAAATTAATTTAACTTTAACCGATACGAAACGTTTTGGGCAATTTGTAAATTTATATTATAAAGTAAAATGA
- a CDS encoding sensor histidine kinase: protein MKRISIQFGFYFLIVTLLIESVLFILLYYSLVNTRVNEEMTALLKRGNSHRDVLEKYYDAQTISHVALMESEAETTVVITNANKEILAKSNEINTTINDHISKMQTRTDHNGAIIENHWKTSNYICTVSPIVVDGKHEGYVYMFLGTESIEKLVNGLTKQFIIAGVITFLLTVITIFLLSRLLTKPLLHMKHATEKMSKGDLSVSLTTTRNDEIGELASSIQTLANDLHYMKTERSEFLASVAHELRTPLTYVRGYADIALKESTPPKQRLQYLSIIKDESDYITNLVQDLFSLAQMEQHNFSIQVKEVHLHTFLTRIAEKVNAMYKERYIKVSFSCPPTLLVNLDDQRFEQVIINILNNAYRHSKEHSHINISVTEEHKNISITIEDEGEGIPPEDLPHIFDRFYRVDKARSRATGGTGLGLSIVKEIVELHGGNIAVTSEVDHGSCFIISLPSIQKHDY from the coding sequence ATGAAACGAATTTCAATTCAATTCGGATTTTATTTTTTAATTGTTACACTTTTAATTGAAAGTGTTCTCTTTATTTTGCTCTATTATAGTCTTGTAAATACTAGAGTAAATGAAGAAATGACGGCTTTATTAAAGCGAGGAAATAGTCACCGGGATGTACTTGAAAAATATTACGATGCGCAAACCATCTCTCACGTAGCATTAATGGAATCTGAAGCTGAAACAACTGTCGTTATTACAAATGCAAATAAAGAAATACTAGCTAAATCTAACGAAATAAACACGACTATAAACGATCATATTAGTAAAATGCAAACTCGAACAGACCATAATGGAGCGATTATAGAAAATCATTGGAAAACATCTAATTATATATGTACAGTTAGCCCCATTGTAGTAGATGGAAAACATGAAGGCTATGTGTACATGTTTCTTGGAACAGAATCAATTGAAAAGTTAGTTAATGGATTAACGAAACAATTCATTATTGCTGGTGTCATCACGTTTCTACTCACAGTCATCACAATTTTCCTATTATCACGTTTATTAACAAAACCATTGTTACACATGAAACATGCCACTGAAAAAATGAGTAAAGGCGATTTGTCCGTTTCGTTAACGACTACTCGAAATGATGAAATTGGCGAACTAGCATCATCTATTCAAACGCTCGCAAATGATTTACATTATATGAAAACAGAGCGAAGTGAATTTCTAGCAAGTGTTGCTCACGAATTACGAACACCATTAACATACGTAAGAGGTTATGCTGACATTGCTTTAAAAGAAAGCACCCCTCCTAAGCAACGTTTGCAATATTTATCAATTATAAAAGATGAGTCTGATTACATTACAAACTTAGTTCAAGATTTATTTTCACTTGCACAAATGGAACAACATAACTTTTCTATTCAAGTAAAGGAAGTGCATTTACACACCTTCCTTACTCGCATAGCTGAAAAAGTAAACGCCATGTATAAAGAAAGATACATTAAAGTTTCTTTCTCTTGTCCTCCTACACTGCTAGTAAATTTAGATGACCAGCGATTTGAACAAGTTATAATAAACATTTTAAATAACGCTTATAGACATTCAAAAGAACATTCTCATATAAACATTTCTGTTACAGAAGAACATAAAAATATCTCTATTACAATTGAAGATGAAGGCGAAGGCATTCCTCCTGAAGACCTCCCTCACATCTTCGACCGCTTTTATCGAGTTGATAAAGCAAGATCACGAGCTACAGGTGGAACTGGTTTAGGACTATCTATCGTAAAAGAAATTGTAGAACTACACGGCGGGAATATTGCTGTAACGAGCGAAGTTGATCACGGGTCTTGCTTTATCATTTCATTACCCTCTATACAAAAACACGACTATTGA
- a CDS encoding response regulator transcription factor gives MIDILLVDDEPRMLELLTLYLTPIGYNCVCATSGEEAILHIENRNFKFVLLDIMMPKMDGWETCKKIRSFSNIPIIMVTARDQTVDVVQGLKLGADDYVTKPFHEEELFARIAAVLRRTNEHKQIQYHGIVWDETKHFVSVHNEELLLTPIEFSLLGLFLRHVNYVLSRDQLIERIWGLNTNTEDRTVDSHIRNLRDKLRKAHFPIDHHLKTVYGIGYRWIDTEQ, from the coding sequence ATGATTGATATACTGCTCGTAGACGATGAACCGAGAATGCTTGAATTATTAACGCTTTATCTTACCCCAATTGGATATAACTGCGTATGTGCGACTTCAGGAGAAGAAGCTATTTTACATATAGAAAATCGAAACTTTAAATTTGTTTTACTCGATATTATGATGCCAAAGATGGACGGATGGGAAACGTGCAAAAAAATCCGATCTTTTAGTAACATTCCTATTATTATGGTTACAGCTCGTGATCAAACAGTAGATGTCGTTCAAGGATTAAAACTTGGAGCCGATGATTACGTAACGAAACCTTTCCATGAAGAAGAACTTTTCGCAAGAATTGCAGCCGTTTTAAGACGTACAAATGAACATAAACAAATCCAATATCACGGTATTGTATGGGATGAAACAAAACACTTCGTTTCTGTCCATAATGAAGAACTCCTTCTCACACCAATTGAATTTTCTTTACTCGGATTATTTTTACGCCATGTGAACTACGTATTAAGCCGTGATCAGCTCATCGAACGAATTTGGGGGTTAAACACAAATACAGAAGATCGCACAGTCGATTCACATATTCGTAATTTACGTGATAAATTACGAAAAGCACATTTCCCTATTGATCATCATTTAAAAACCGTGTATGGAATAGGTTATCGATGGATTGATACTGAACAGTAA
- a CDS encoding ArsR family transcriptional regulator, protein MKKMTRIFGITIITAVGLAACGQTNTDHKNHESTKEKKIEQKEMKMNQEVTAPKEMNEGASYDLLTTSLKNVTRLNTNDPLQMAVLTSQTIWPATHKENQPGAVILVPASEWQLGIASADLIHHPNNGPILFIEKEKIPEMTLKEIKRLNPIGTKDGTQIMVMGDVGTSALEQLKGYKVKQIKETDPAIFAKDVDKEYADITGSYPNSVIIGSSAEEGRLYTTPAVNWISHMPEPLLYTEKDKVPEATIEALKMRKDKANIYVLGPEKIVSKEVEKELSKYGKVTRISGETPTENSIAFAKFKDEKTKFGWGFTKPGHGLSFVSSKTPDLAVAGAPFSHMGKHAPVVLLEEGKASQPVYDFLANIQPKFKDDPTLGPYNHGFLLGSTSDISFETQGILDERLEIVQESGQGHGGH, encoded by the coding sequence ATGAAAAAAATGACCCGAATTTTTGGGATAACAATAATTACAGCAGTTGGTCTTGCTGCATGCGGACAAACGAATACAGACCATAAAAACCATGAATCTACAAAAGAGAAAAAAATAGAGCAAAAGGAAATGAAAATGAATCAGGAGGTAACGGCGCCAAAAGAAATGAACGAAGGGGCATCGTATGATTTATTAACGACAAGTTTAAAAAATGTGACGAGGTTAAATACAAATGATCCCCTGCAAATGGCAGTGTTAACTTCGCAAACGATATGGCCAGCAACTCATAAAGAGAACCAGCCGGGTGCTGTTATTTTAGTACCAGCAAGCGAGTGGCAATTAGGTATTGCGAGTGCAGACCTTATTCATCATCCGAATAACGGACCGATTTTATTTATAGAAAAAGAAAAGATACCGGAAATGACGTTAAAAGAAATAAAACGATTAAATCCAATCGGAACGAAAGATGGAACACAAATTATGGTGATGGGGGATGTAGGTACTAGCGCGCTTGAACAATTAAAAGGTTATAAAGTAAAACAAATAAAAGAAACGGACCCAGCTATATTTGCGAAAGACGTTGATAAGGAGTATGCCGATATAACAGGAAGCTACCCAAATAGTGTTATTATCGGTTCATCTGCAGAAGAAGGACGCTTATATACAACACCCGCTGTAAACTGGATTTCTCATATGCCGGAACCATTACTCTATACAGAAAAGGATAAAGTGCCAGAAGCGACAATAGAGGCATTAAAAATGAGAAAAGATAAAGCAAATATATATGTACTAGGACCAGAAAAAATCGTTTCAAAAGAAGTAGAAAAAGAGTTAAGCAAATACGGGAAAGTAACGCGTATTAGCGGTGAGACTCCAACAGAAAATTCTATCGCATTTGCGAAGTTTAAAGATGAAAAAACAAAATTTGGCTGGGGATTCACAAAACCTGGTCACGGTTTATCATTTGTTTCAAGCAAAACACCAGATTTAGCAGTTGCTGGGGCACCTTTTTCACATATGGGTAAACACGCACCTGTTGTCTTGTTAGAAGAAGGGAAAGCTTCACAACCAGTGTATGACTTCCTTGCTAATATTCAGCCGAAGTTTAAAGATGATCCAACACTTGGACCATATAATCATGGCTTCTTATTAGGAAGTACGAGTGATATTTCATTTGAAACACAAGGAATACTAGATGAGAGGTTAGAAATTGTTCAAGAAAGTGGTCAAGGACACGGTGGACATTAA
- a CDS encoding SulP family inorganic anion transporter, protein MFQTIKNDWFSNVRGDVLSGIVVALALIPEAIAFAVIAGVDPTVGLYAAFCIAVTISFVGGRTGMISAATGAMALLMVTLVKDHGLQYLFATTILTGIVQIIFGVFKLSSFMKFVPKSVMSGFLNSLGILVFTAQLPHFKNATWQMYALVVLGLAIIYLFPRITTVVPSTLISIIIVTSIALMSGLQLKTVGDMGSLPKELPFFSIPDVPFTLETLGIILPYAVMLAIIGLLESLLTASVLDDMTHTESNKHKEARGQGIANIVAGFFGGMAGCAMIGQSVINIKSGGRGRLSTFVAGGFLIVLLFVLGDYVVHIPMAALVAVMIMVSIGTFDWNSVTTIHKVPKGNAFVMIVTVVIVLITHNLAVGVIIGTVISAVLFAFNMAKIHVKHLYIENKKIYEIHGQLFFASTADFINNFSFNEDVKEIEMNFTHAHVWDDSAVASIDKVIIKYEQSGVKVSITGLNERSSKLVANLATYNNRIAS, encoded by the coding sequence TTGTTTCAAACGATAAAAAATGACTGGTTTTCTAATGTGAGAGGGGACGTGTTATCAGGAATTGTCGTTGCTTTAGCATTAATCCCTGAAGCGATAGCCTTCGCTGTTATTGCAGGCGTGGATCCGACAGTTGGACTATACGCAGCCTTTTGTATTGCGGTTACCATTTCATTTGTTGGCGGAAGGACTGGAATGATTTCAGCTGCAACAGGTGCAATGGCATTATTAATGGTAACGCTTGTTAAAGATCATGGTTTGCAATATTTATTTGCTACAACAATATTAACAGGTATCGTCCAAATTATTTTTGGCGTGTTCAAACTGAGCTCATTTATGAAGTTTGTGCCGAAATCTGTTATGAGTGGTTTTTTAAATTCACTTGGAATTTTAGTTTTTACAGCGCAATTACCGCATTTTAAAAATGCAACTTGGCAAATGTATGCACTCGTTGTATTAGGACTTGCAATTATATATTTATTTCCACGTATTACAACGGTTGTACCTTCTACGCTTATTTCAATTATTATTGTGACGAGCATTGCACTTATGAGCGGATTACAGTTGAAAACAGTAGGGGATATGGGAAGCCTGCCGAAAGAATTACCGTTCTTTAGTATTCCTGATGTGCCATTTACATTAGAAACATTAGGGATTATTTTACCTTATGCAGTTATGCTTGCAATCATTGGTTTACTAGAGTCTTTATTAACAGCTTCAGTTTTAGATGATATGACGCATACAGAAAGTAATAAGCATAAAGAGGCACGCGGACAAGGGATCGCAAACATCGTTGCTGGATTTTTCGGAGGAATGGCAGGATGTGCAATGATCGGTCAATCTGTTATTAATATTAAATCAGGTGGACGAGGTCGCCTATCAACATTTGTAGCGGGCGGATTTTTAATCGTATTACTATTCGTTTTAGGAGATTATGTCGTTCATATTCCGATGGCAGCTTTAGTTGCGGTTATGATTATGGTTTCAATCGGAACGTTTGATTGGAACTCTGTAACAACGATTCATAAAGTACCAAAAGGAAACGCATTTGTTATGATCGTAACAGTTGTGATTGTCCTAATTACACATAACTTAGCAGTAGGTGTAATTATCGGAACAGTAATTAGTGCGGTGTTATTTGCATTCAATATGGCAAAGATTCACGTGAAACATTTATATATTGAAAATAAGAAAATATACGAAATTCACGGTCAACTTTTCTTTGCATCCACAGCCGATTTCATAAATAATTTTTCATTTAATGAAGATGTAAAAGAAATTGAAATGAATTTTACTCATGCGCACGTATGGGATGATTCAGCGGTGGCATCAATTGATAAAGTTATCATAAAGTATGAGCAAAGTGGTGTGAAAGTAAGTATAACAGGATTAAATGAACGTAGCTCAAAACTTGTTGCAAATTTAGCTACTTATAATAACAGAATTGCTAGTTAA
- a CDS encoding universal stress protein — MYKQIILACDGSEHALRAAEHATYIAKCSEETNVEVVYVVDNRTAKSDIIQGQTDLETISASRKDKLKEIEVLLKKENISYTITILHGDPGDTIVQYVNTGDIDLVIAGSRGLNTLQEMVLGSVSHKIAKRVKCPVMIIK; from the coding sequence ATGTACAAACAAATTATATTAGCATGTGACGGTTCTGAACATGCACTTCGAGCAGCGGAACATGCAACATATATTGCGAAATGTAGCGAAGAAACAAATGTTGAAGTTGTGTACGTAGTAGATAATAGAACGGCAAAATCAGATATTATACAAGGTCAAACAGATTTAGAAACAATATCGGCTAGTCGAAAAGATAAATTAAAAGAGATTGAAGTTTTATTAAAGAAAGAGAACATATCTTATACAATTACGATATTACATGGTGATCCTGGAGATACAATTGTTCAATATGTAAATACAGGAGATATAGATCTTGTTATCGCTGGAAGCAGAGGGCTAAACACACTGCAAGAAATGGTGCTTGGTAGTGTCAGTCATAAAATAGCAAAACGAGTGAAATGTCCGGTGATGATTATAAAATGA
- a CDS encoding DUF4027 family protein, which translates to MKSFQNLSYSQGVSLICLGGFAASVTLAVLIKVFHQIF; encoded by the coding sequence ATGAAATCATTTCAAAATTTGTCATATAGTCAAGGGGTAAGCTTAATTTGTCTAGGAGGATTTGCTGCATCTGTTACGTTAGCTGTTTTAATAAAGGTGTTTCATCAAATTTTTTGA
- the opp4A gene encoding oligopeptide ABC transporter substrate-binding protein, translated as MNKPKFIKVLSTLAVSTLLLSACGGNGSSDKKSSSQKNVETNKFSSQVKNDKKEVKDGSLTYGLVSGTPFAGILNPVVYENATDWDIITFFDDSLLWTDKNYEITNNGPATFEISEDKKTITIKIKDNVKWHDGNPVTAEDLEYAYLAIGHPKYEGARYSKQMPLIEGMEDYHAGKADKISGVKVIDQKTISITYKQPNPSMITGVWTLPLNKKYLGDVPIEKLAESDKVRKNPIGFGPFKVKKIVPGEAIEFERNDDYWAGKPKLKNLTLKVVNPSVVNASLKNGDIDIAEVSADQYPNVSKLKNAQLIGKTDLYYSYIGFKFGTWDKDKKENVTNENNKFKDVRLRQAMAYAIDRKEIGDKLYHGLRYPANSPVPPSLPKFHNNNVGAYDKDVEKAKKLLDEAGYKDKNSDGFREDPNGNEFKLNLLAMSGSDTSEPLAKLFIQSWKDIGVKVELVDGRLHELNSFYKMVEEDDPKVDLFSAAWGVGSDPDPSGVWGKNAKFNNGRWVNEQNTKLLEDGISPAAMDDKYRKDVYDKWQKLIHDEVPLIPLHYKFELTGVNNRVKDYDVAPGSKLTWKDVTVTSEKAEVAK; from the coding sequence ATGAATAAACCAAAATTTATTAAAGTTCTAAGTACACTTGCAGTTTCAACATTATTACTCTCTGCATGCGGAGGAAACGGTAGCAGTGATAAGAAATCGAGTAGCCAGAAAAACGTTGAAACAAATAAATTTAGTTCACAAGTAAAAAATGATAAAAAAGAAGTGAAAGATGGATCTCTTACTTATGGACTTGTATCTGGTACACCATTTGCTGGTATTTTAAATCCTGTTGTGTATGAGAATGCTACTGACTGGGATATTATCACATTCTTTGATGACTCACTATTATGGACAGATAAGAACTATGAAATTACAAATAATGGCCCAGCTACTTTTGAGATTTCTGAAGATAAAAAAACAATTACAATAAAAATCAAAGATAATGTAAAATGGCACGATGGTAACCCTGTTACAGCTGAAGACTTAGAATATGCATACCTTGCAATCGGTCATCCAAAATACGAAGGTGCTCGCTATTCAAAACAAATGCCACTTATTGAAGGTATGGAAGATTATCACGCTGGCAAGGCTGACAAAATTTCTGGCGTAAAAGTAATTGACCAAAAAACTATTTCCATTACATATAAACAACCAAATCCATCAATGATTACTGGTGTTTGGACTTTACCACTTAATAAAAAATATTTAGGCGACGTACCAATTGAGAAACTAGCAGAATCTGATAAAGTTCGTAAAAATCCAATCGGTTTCGGTCCATTTAAAGTAAAAAAAATCGTTCCAGGTGAAGCAATTGAATTTGAACGCAATGATGATTACTGGGCTGGAAAACCTAAACTGAAAAATTTAACATTAAAAGTTGTTAATCCGTCTGTTGTAAACGCCTCATTAAAAAATGGTGATATTGATATCGCTGAAGTTAGCGCAGATCAATATCCAAATGTAAGTAAATTGAAAAATGCACAACTTATCGGAAAAACAGATTTATACTATAGCTACATCGGCTTTAAGTTTGGAACTTGGGATAAAGACAAAAAAGAAAATGTAACAAATGAGAATAATAAGTTTAAAGATGTACGCTTACGCCAAGCAATGGCTTATGCTATTGACCGCAAAGAAATCGGTGACAAATTATATCATGGACTACGCTATCCTGCTAATTCACCTGTTCCACCATCTTTACCGAAGTTCCATAATAATAATGTCGGGGCATATGATAAAGACGTTGAGAAGGCTAAAAAATTATTAGATGAAGCTGGATATAAAGATAAAAATAGTGACGGATTCCGTGAAGATCCAAACGGAAATGAATTTAAACTTAACCTTCTAGCAATGAGCGGAAGTGACACGAGTGAACCTCTTGCAAAATTATTTATCCAATCTTGGAAAGATATTGGTGTGAAAGTAGAGCTTGTTGATGGACGCTTACACGAACTAAACTCCTTCTATAAAATGGTTGAGGAGGACGATCCAAAAGTAGACTTATTCTCAGCTGCATGGGGCGTTGGTTCTGATCCAGATCCTTCTGGTGTTTGGGGTAAGAATGCTAAATTTAACAATGGTCGCTGGGTAAACGAACAGAATACTAAACTATTAGAAGATGGTATCTCTCCAGCGGCAATGGACGATAAATATCGTAAAGATGTATACGATAAATGGCAAAAACTTATCCACGATGAAGTACCATTAATTCCACTTCATTACAAGTTTGAATTAACAGGTGTAAATAACCGTGTTAAAGATTATGACGTTGCACCAGGTTCTAAATTAACATGGAAAGACGTTACTGTAACAAGCGAAAAAGCGGAAGTAGCTAAGTAA